From the genome of Variovorax sp. RA8, one region includes:
- a CDS encoding cyclic nucleotide-binding and patatin-like phospholipase domain-containing protein: MTPALALHPLFAGISSEALASLERCLQTRRFQAGDIILRAGVPSAELFGLMDGAVRVDLAGGGRRLLLLPPQCFGELSALTGDPVSANVVAQRDVRTWVLSAPVLLEAMAQEVAFFRNVATLLGLRLRERTRRAPAARPRVVLVPTGEEGNPILLAALARGLQHYAPGSEHDESRDDAESGAQRIRRWRDVGPSDAVLLLGTGQAGSAALLAELDADDALLVTAEDLRRLPDTHADPVIWRPGALSGAAALQRWCHAVPRDEVDAAASGGDWSRARQPALDHLVRRLCGREVGVAMSVGAAAGLAHLGVLEVLESDGLPIDFLCGSSMGGAVALAFARFGSARAATENVLRVVADFARARGMQWLPRASLISASRMTTLTRELFGDATFAQLRLPVAVVAADLTMGKRVVLDSGAVAPAARATAAIPGVFAAVRLGDSVLVDGAVVSRLPVDLLAARGCGFRLATLVRPTYPEAPSDAARAADRFEQRLRRPFGLRAAMGGAWRLQGWWDAAAQANRADLSLTVPIPVGEGFNFAAAEAMVDCGRRTALERLPQIRLAMQQVLAPGVP; the protein is encoded by the coding sequence ATGACGCCTGCGCTCGCCCTGCACCCGCTGTTCGCCGGCATTTCGTCCGAGGCGCTCGCCTCCCTTGAACGATGCCTGCAAACGCGCCGCTTCCAAGCGGGCGACATCATCCTGCGCGCCGGCGTGCCGTCGGCCGAGCTGTTCGGGCTGATGGACGGCGCTGTGCGCGTCGATCTGGCCGGCGGTGGCCGGCGGCTGCTGCTGTTGCCGCCCCAGTGCTTCGGCGAGCTGTCGGCGCTGACCGGAGATCCGGTCTCGGCCAACGTCGTCGCCCAGCGCGATGTGAGAACCTGGGTCCTCTCGGCCCCCGTTCTCCTGGAGGCGATGGCGCAGGAGGTCGCGTTCTTCCGCAACGTCGCGACCTTGCTGGGGCTGCGCCTTCGCGAGCGGACGCGCCGTGCGCCGGCGGCGCGGCCGCGCGTCGTGCTAGTGCCGACGGGGGAGGAAGGCAACCCGATCCTGCTGGCGGCGCTTGCCCGCGGTTTGCAGCACTACGCGCCCGGCTCCGAGCACGACGAGTCGCGCGACGACGCGGAAAGCGGCGCGCAGCGCATCCGCCGCTGGCGGGACGTTGGGCCGAGCGACGCAGTGCTGCTGCTCGGTACCGGCCAGGCCGGCAGCGCGGCGTTGCTGGCGGAGCTCGATGCCGATGACGCGTTGCTGGTCACCGCAGAAGATCTGCGCCGCCTCCCGGATACGCACGCCGACCCCGTCATCTGGCGCCCGGGTGCGCTCTCCGGGGCGGCGGCACTGCAGCGCTGGTGCCACGCGGTGCCGCGCGACGAGGTCGACGCTGCGGCATCGGGCGGCGACTGGTCGCGGGCGCGCCAGCCGGCGCTCGATCACCTCGTGCGGCGGCTTTGCGGCCGGGAAGTGGGCGTGGCCATGAGCGTGGGCGCGGCTGCCGGGCTGGCGCACCTGGGGGTGCTCGAGGTCCTGGAAAGCGACGGGCTGCCGATCGACTTCCTTTGCGGCTCGAGCATGGGGGGTGCCGTGGCACTGGCCTTTGCCCGATTCGGCAGCGCGCGCGCGGCGACCGAGAACGTCCTGCGCGTAGTCGCGGACTTCGCGCGCGCCAGGGGCATGCAATGGCTGCCACGCGCCTCGCTCATCTCCGCATCGCGCATGACGACGCTCACCCGCGAGCTGTTTGGCGATGCCACGTTTGCGCAGTTGCGGTTGCCGGTCGCGGTCGTCGCGGCCGACCTGACGATGGGCAAGCGTGTCGTGCTCGACAGCGGCGCCGTGGCGCCGGCGGCACGGGCCACGGCGGCCATCCCGGGCGTGTTCGCCGCGGTCCGGCTCGGCGACTCGGTACTCGTCGACGGTGCGGTCGTGTCGCGCCTGCCGGTCGACCTGCTCGCCGCGCGCGGCTGCGGCTTCAGGCTCGCCACGCTGGTCCGACCCACCTATCCCGAGGCGCCCTCCGATGCTGCGCGCGCCGCCGATCGCTTCGAACAGCGACTGCGTCGCCCGTTCGGCCTGCGCGCCGCGATGGGCGGTGCCTGGCGCTTGCAGGGCTGGTGGGACGCCGCCGCCCAGGCCAATCGCGCCGACCTGTCGCTGACCGTGCCGATCCCGGTCGGCGAAGGCTTCAACTTTGCGGCGGCCGAGGCCATGGTCGACTGTGGCCGGCGCACGGCGCTGGAGCGTCTGCCGCAGATCCGCCTTGCGATGCAGCAGGTGCTGGCGCCAGGGGTGCCTTGA
- a CDS encoding DUF3750 domain-containing protein, whose protein sequence is MTDASTSPPVRKRSSRWLRWPLMFLGLVALLMLGPVGVLASGDLDLNTPWYMMSRESTQQAPDPASERGAVVQVYGARIVRWRGAFGIHPWIAVKRAGAERYTTYHIVGWRARRGGDALVTSEVDDPSVQWFGANPQLLADHRGARAEAMIDQIESAVAAYPWRSSYRLWPGPNSNTFVAWVARQVPELRLDLPTTAIGKDYLGMTTFIDRAPSGTGWQLSLLGLAGVTVARDEGLELNLLGLGFGVDVDDRALRVPGFGRLP, encoded by the coding sequence ATGACCGACGCCTCTACTTCGCCTCCCGTCCGGAAGCGCTCTTCGCGCTGGTTACGTTGGCCGCTGATGTTCCTGGGCCTGGTCGCACTGTTGATGCTCGGCCCGGTGGGTGTGCTGGCGTCCGGCGACCTGGACTTGAACACGCCTTGGTACATGATGAGTCGTGAGAGCACCCAACAGGCGCCCGACCCTGCGTCCGAACGCGGTGCGGTCGTGCAGGTCTACGGCGCTCGCATCGTGCGGTGGCGCGGCGCCTTCGGCATCCACCCCTGGATCGCGGTCAAGCGCGCTGGCGCGGAACGCTACACCACCTATCACATCGTCGGCTGGCGGGCCCGGCGCGGCGGTGATGCCCTGGTCACCAGCGAAGTCGACGATCCGAGCGTTCAATGGTTCGGTGCCAATCCGCAGCTGCTGGCTGACCATCGAGGTGCCCGGGCAGAAGCCATGATCGACCAGATCGAATCTGCAGTGGCGGCTTATCCTTGGCGCTCGTCCTATCGCCTGTGGCCGGGCCCTAACAGCAACACGTTCGTGGCTTGGGTGGCCCGACAGGTGCCCGAGCTGCGACTGGACCTGCCAACTACCGCCATCGGCAAGGACTACCTCGGGATGACCACCTTCATCGACCGCGCACCTAGCGGCACCGGGTGGCAGCTGTCGTTGCTGGGCTTGGCGGGGGTGACGGTGGCACGCGACGAGGGCCTGGAACTGAATCTGCTGGGGCTGGGCTTCGGCGTCGATGTGGACGACAGGGCCTTGCGGGTGCCGGGTTTTGGCCGGCTGCCTTGA
- a CDS encoding PH domain-containing protein, whose product MGLLDGMLGNAAKIDPAKIQQEFSQILAKGEVVEHAYQLIRDYFVFTDKRLVLVDKQSMTGSKIDYHSIPYKSITHFSVETGGTFDLDAELKIWISGTAAPVQKQFNKRLSIYEVQSVLASYVLR is encoded by the coding sequence ATGGGCCTACTTGACGGAATGCTTGGCAACGCAGCCAAGATCGACCCGGCGAAGATCCAGCAGGAGTTCAGCCAGATCCTGGCGAAGGGCGAAGTGGTCGAGCACGCCTACCAGCTCATCCGCGACTACTTCGTGTTCACCGACAAGCGCCTCGTGCTGGTCGACAAGCAGAGCATGACAGGGAGCAAGATCGACTACCACTCCATTCCCTACAAGAGCATCACGCACTTCAGTGTGGAGACGGGGGGCACCTTCGATCTCGATGCGGAACTCAAGATCTGGATCTCGGGGACTGCTGCGCCGGTACAGAAGCAGTTCAATAAGAGGCTTAGTATTTATGAGGTGCAGAGTGTGCTGGCGAGCTATGTGCTTCGGTGA
- a CDS encoding amidohydrolase family protein — protein MATQLSVPPHACDSHLHIFDPRFREILSADDMGAISCTASAYARVQRALKVDRAVVVTPRNYDTDNAVTLDAIAQIGVDRARGVAVLRPDVDDSTLVRLNAQGIRGVRFTLYTPEHAPTSFDMIEPIAARIKDLGWHVQLHWTADQVVAHEELLDRLPVDIVFDHLGRLPVARGLDHPAAAIIERLMRDCRAWMKLSAPYLDSLVGSDGTYADVDCAARHWIKVAPERVVWGSDWPHTSLKQPPDAALLMEKLFSWVEDQASLDRILVSNPARLYWGTA, from the coding sequence ATGGCCACCCAGTTGTCGGTTCCGCCTCACGCCTGCGATTCACATCTTCACATCTTCGATCCTCGGTTCAGAGAAATCCTATCTGCAGACGACATGGGCGCAATTTCGTGCACTGCGTCTGCTTATGCAAGGGTGCAACGAGCACTGAAGGTCGATCGCGCCGTAGTGGTCACGCCCAGAAATTACGACACGGACAACGCCGTCACCTTGGACGCAATCGCCCAAATCGGCGTTGACCGTGCGCGTGGTGTCGCGGTGTTGCGTCCGGACGTAGATGATTCCACGCTTGTCCGACTCAACGCGCAGGGCATTCGTGGCGTCCGTTTCACCCTCTACACGCCAGAGCACGCGCCGACCTCGTTCGACATGATCGAGCCAATTGCGGCGCGGATCAAAGATCTTGGCTGGCACGTGCAACTCCATTGGACCGCTGATCAGGTCGTTGCGCATGAGGAACTGCTTGACCGGCTCCCAGTGGACATCGTGTTTGATCATCTGGGCAGGCTGCCTGTTGCGCGTGGGCTCGATCACCCTGCCGCGGCGATCATCGAAAGGTTGATGCGCGACTGTCGCGCATGGATGAAACTTTCGGCTCCATACCTGGATTCGCTCGTCGGCAGCGATGGGACTTACGCGGATGTGGATTGCGCAGCCAGGCATTGGATCAAGGTAGCGCCCGAGCGTGTCGTCTGGGGAAGCGACTGGCCCCATACCTCGTTGAAACAACCACCAGACGCAGCTCTCTTGATGGAGAAGCTCTTTTCGTGGGTCGAGGATCAGGCCTCGCTAGACCGAATCCTTGTATCGAATCCCGCACGTCTCTATTGGGGCACAGCTTGA
- a CDS encoding Bug family tripartite tricarboxylate transporter substrate binding protein → MAFSLSYIKGGKVRAIGVTSPMRLALLPEVPTLAEQGLPGFNTSEWNGVFLPKGAPPDVVQRLGKALQSALNDPKVKEKLLQLGLEPGNTTPEEFSKFVQNETSRANALVKARNIKVD, encoded by the coding sequence GTGGCCTTTAGCCTGAGCTACATCAAGGGCGGCAAGGTGAGGGCCATTGGCGTCACTTCTCCCATGCGTCTGGCGTTGCTACCCGAGGTTCCCACTTTGGCTGAACAGGGTCTGCCGGGCTTCAACACGTCGGAGTGGAACGGCGTGTTCTTGCCCAAGGGAGCGCCGCCTGACGTCGTGCAGCGCCTGGGCAAGGCTCTTCAATCGGCGTTGAACGACCCGAAGGTCAAGGAAAAGCTTTTGCAACTCGGCCTAGAGCCGGGCAACACTACGCCCGAAGAGTTCTCCAAGTTCGTGCAGAACGAAACAAGTCGAGCCAATGCTTTGGTGAAGGCGCGGAACATCAAAGTAGATTAG
- a CDS encoding IS3 family transposase (programmed frameshift), with protein sequence MKKRYTEEQIIGFLREADAGMPVKELCRKHGFSEPSYYAWKAKFGGMNVSDAQRLKSLEAENTKLKKLLANSMLEIDAMREVLKGKVKAVAARREVVRQFRGLGLSERRALRLVGMSASTLRYEPRDDGNAALRERLKELAGQHRRHGYRMLHSRLQIDGWAINVKRTYRIYREEGLMVRKRRRKKLPVPERQPLVRPTQPNEVWSMDFVFDELANGRRVKTLTVVDDCSKESVQIVADTSIPALYVTRVLDQAKAERGLPKVIRTDNGPEFAGRTMQTWAAKNGVELRFIQPGKPVQNAYIESFNSRFRDECLSQHWFASLSHMRSVIDNWREDYNHRRPHSTLGYVPPAVFAARCCQLAGSNAQTVASTTMQTPGL encoded by the exons ATGAAGAAGCGATACACCGAGGAACAGATCATTGGCTTCCTGCGTGAGGCCGATGCGGGCATGCCGGTCAAGGAGCTGTGCAGGAAGCATGGCTTCAGCGAGCCGAGCTACTACGCCTGGAAGGCTAAGTTCGGTGGCATGAACGTCTCGGACGCGCAGCGCCTGAAGTCGCTGGAGGCAGAGAACACTAAGCTGAAGAAGCTGCTGGCCAACTCGATGCTCGAGATCGACGCCATGCGCGAGGTGCTCAAGG GGAAAGTGAAGGCCGTGGCGGCGCGGCGCGAGGTCGTGCGGCAGTTTCGGGGTCTGGGCCTGAGCGAACGCCGGGCCCTCAGGCTGGTGGGCATGAGTGCCAGCACGCTGCGCTACGAACCCCGCGACGACGGCAATGCGGCCTTGCGCGAGCGCCTGAAGGAGCTCGCGGGGCAGCACCGCCGCCACGGCTACCGCATGCTGCACAGCCGGCTGCAAATCGACGGTTGGGCCATCAACGTGAAGCGCACCTACCGGATCTATCGCGAAGAGGGCTTGATGGTGCGAAAGCGGCGGCGCAAGAAGCTGCCGGTGCCAGAGCGCCAGCCACTGGTACGCCCGACACAACCCAACGAGGTGTGGAGCATGGACTTTGTGTTTGATGAGCTGGCCAATGGCCGGCGGGTAAAGACGCTGACGGTGGTGGACGACTGTTCCAAGGAGTCGGTGCAGATCGTTGCCGACACATCGATCCCCGCGCTGTACGTGACGCGCGTGCTAGACCAGGCCAAGGCCGAGCGGGGCTTGCCCAAGGTGATCCGCACCGACAACGGCCCGGAGTTCGCCGGACGCACGATGCAGACCTGGGCGGCGAAGAACGGCGTGGAGCTGCGCTTCATCCAGCCCGGCAAGCCGGTGCAGAACGCCTACATCGAGAGCTTCAACAGCCGCTTCCGCGACGAGTGCCTGTCGCAGCACTGGTTTGCCAGCTTGAGCCACATGCGCAGCGTCATCGACAACTGGCGCGAGGACTACAACCATCGCCGGCCGCACAGTACCCTGGGGTACGTGCCGCCGGCCGTGTTCGCCGCGCGTTGCTGCCAGCTCGCTGGCAGCAACGCGCAAACAGTCGCATCAACTACGATGCAAACCCCTGGACTCTAG
- a CDS encoding Bug family tripartite tricarboxylate transporter substrate binding protein yields MKKQILGTIAALAVSLPLCGWAAWPEKPIRMVVPYAAGGGADITARIVTQEMSAVLGQPIVLDYKPGAGGVIGADAVAKSAADGYTVLYDASAFSVNPSLYKLPFDAAKDFIPVSLVATAPQVLLVPAAAPYKTVPEMLDFARKNPGAFNFASAGSGSGSHLAAEAFNQQVKLNVMHVPYKGGAPAITDLMGERVSMYFSALPPAFVALRSRVQGFAS; encoded by the coding sequence ATGAAAAAACAAATCCTTGGAACCATCGCGGCGCTGGCCGTCAGCCTTCCTCTTTGCGGTTGGGCCGCATGGCCAGAGAAGCCGATACGCATGGTGGTGCCCTACGCTGCCGGCGGGGGCGCCGACATCACCGCGCGCATCGTGACGCAGGAGATGAGCGCTGTGCTGGGCCAACCGATCGTCCTCGATTACAAGCCGGGCGCAGGGGGAGTGATCGGCGCCGACGCCGTTGCCAAGTCGGCCGCCGACGGCTACACCGTGCTGTACGACGCGTCAGCCTTCTCGGTCAACCCGTCGCTTTACAAGTTGCCGTTCGACGCCGCCAAGGATTTCATCCCGGTGTCACTGGTTGCCACGGCGCCGCAAGTCCTGTTGGTGCCTGCCGCTGCGCCATATAAGACGGTGCCCGAAATGCTTGATTTCGCGCGCAAGAATCCCGGCGCGTTCAACTTCGCATCGGCCGGATCCGGCTCCGGCTCGCACTTGGCCGCAGAAGCGTTCAACCAGCAAGTCAAGCTCAACGTGATGCACGTGCCGTACAAAGGGGGTGCGCCTGCGATCACCGACCTGATGGGCGAACGGGTGTCGATGTACTTCAGTGCGCTGCCCCCGGCATTCGTAGCACTTCGATCTAGAGTCCAGGGGTTTGCATCGTAG
- a CDS encoding Bug family tripartite tricarboxylate transporter substrate binding protein — protein MRTATPVTPSTNPGVLNMPCPQMSRRLFSRALGMTAASVALPRIAIAQGDKPLQIIVGYPPGGSTDAFARLISVPLQQVMNRTVVVRNQPGAGGQLGASALLREGRDGSAVLAINQPDLNLAIARGNAGFKGTDFRVMMADLHESRVFLVKNDSGIRDFVDFVNKAKANPGKLSISVTGGTAQEVLAKWLVDTLKIDVLVVNYKGGAESATALLAGDVTANLGDDFVRSVLRPKTTALFIGSDRKSPRWDEAQTLQSQLAKLGHSMPSPNFLSRYGVYVVSAEFVKKDPNGYQALQQAFLKARSGAAMTDYIQKNNLTDMSLGLPGEQFENVFRSEMSEIERITK, from the coding sequence TTGCGGACCGCCACGCCGGTCACACCTTCAACCAACCCTGGAGTTCTGAACATGCCCTGTCCTCAAATGTCCCGCCGCCTGTTCTCCCGTGCCCTCGGAATGACGGCTGCAAGCGTGGCACTGCCTCGCATCGCCATTGCCCAGGGCGACAAGCCATTGCAGATCATCGTCGGCTACCCGCCAGGAGGCAGCACCGATGCCTTCGCGCGGCTGATCTCGGTTCCGCTGCAGCAGGTGATGAACCGGACTGTCGTGGTGCGCAATCAACCGGGCGCCGGTGGTCAGTTGGGTGCCAGTGCATTGCTTCGTGAGGGCCGCGACGGCTCGGCGGTGCTGGCGATCAACCAGCCGGACTTGAACCTTGCCATTGCCCGCGGAAACGCAGGGTTCAAGGGGACCGACTTTCGGGTCATGATGGCTGACCTGCACGAGTCGCGGGTCTTCCTCGTCAAGAATGACTCCGGCATCCGCGACTTCGTGGACTTTGTCAACAAGGCGAAGGCCAACCCCGGAAAGCTTTCCATCTCGGTCACAGGCGGGACGGCTCAGGAGGTCCTGGCCAAGTGGCTCGTCGACACGCTGAAGATCGACGTTCTCGTCGTCAACTACAAGGGCGGCGCCGAAAGTGCCACCGCTCTTCTGGCAGGCGACGTCACCGCCAACTTGGGCGACGACTTCGTGCGCTCGGTGCTGCGCCCGAAGACAACGGCGCTCTTCATCGGCTCGGACCGCAAGAGCCCCCGATGGGACGAGGCGCAGACCCTGCAAAGCCAGCTCGCAAAGCTGGGCCACTCCATGCCGTCGCCTAACTTCCTCTCGCGCTACGGTGTTTACGTCGTGTCCGCCGAGTTCGTGAAGAAGGACCCGAACGGCTACCAGGCATTGCAGCAGGCATTCCTCAAGGCCAGGAGCGGGGCGGCCATGACGGACTACATCCAGAAGAACAACCTCACGGACATGTCGCTCGGTCTTCCAGGCGAGCAGTTCGAGAACGTGTTCAGGTCTGAGATGAGTGAGATCGAACGCATCACCAAGTAA
- a CDS encoding M24 family metallopeptidase, with translation MNKDINFAKQPPSYYAGDELHAIKQQKLQNALEKSGFDAFLFFKAEAVRWATDFYVKGFRPFLEPEYVALVVKGRPPVVGYISGSDDLRIRFKSDIEDARRLPHVSKWHEVIEKMLADYGVSEGRIATDIMPHMVFQGLTKRCPALQIGDVTPMWLQLTAVKHPIEIELIRNSLRVADLGALAAIDAIRPGVTEQSVSAAAVTAMRRAGSEFEPFIPLIASGANASMFERIATEKVINSGEMVIVDLGAVVKGYTADLGRTVLCGDEPTETQRSIYKATYLALQEAKKMIRPGVTGKAIDARAREVIADSGWGDYTYTGNTGHQLGYGLHGEPLVDRRVDFVVEENMVMCLEPRIVLPDQPHVGGAHLEDVVVVTATGCEQLNTTPYDARLLG, from the coding sequence ATGAACAAGGACATCAACTTCGCCAAACAACCGCCCAGCTACTACGCAGGCGACGAACTGCATGCCATCAAGCAGCAAAAGCTGCAGAACGCACTGGAGAAGTCAGGCTTCGACGCATTCCTCTTCTTCAAGGCCGAAGCGGTGCGATGGGCAACCGACTTCTACGTCAAAGGCTTTCGCCCCTTCCTGGAGCCAGAGTACGTAGCTTTGGTCGTCAAAGGCCGGCCGCCTGTGGTCGGCTACATCTCCGGCAGCGACGACCTGCGCATCCGCTTCAAGTCGGACATCGAGGACGCTCGCCGGCTGCCCCACGTATCGAAGTGGCATGAGGTCATCGAAAAGATGCTCGCGGACTACGGCGTGAGCGAAGGACGCATCGCCACGGACATCATGCCGCACATGGTGTTTCAGGGGCTCACGAAGCGCTGCCCCGCGCTGCAGATTGGCGACGTCACGCCGATGTGGCTGCAGCTGACGGCGGTCAAGCACCCCATCGAGATCGAGCTCATCCGCAATTCGCTGCGTGTGGCCGACCTGGGCGCGCTGGCCGCCATTGATGCCATCCGGCCCGGAGTGACCGAGCAGTCGGTCTCTGCGGCCGCGGTGACCGCCATGCGCCGCGCAGGATCCGAGTTCGAGCCCTTCATCCCGCTGATCGCCTCCGGCGCGAATGCCTCGATGTTCGAGCGCATCGCAACCGAGAAGGTCATCAACTCCGGCGAGATGGTCATCGTGGACCTCGGCGCGGTCGTCAAAGGCTACACCGCCGACCTTGGCCGCACTGTCCTGTGCGGCGACGAGCCGACGGAAACGCAGCGGTCCATCTACAAGGCCACTTACCTTGCTCTGCAGGAGGCCAAGAAGATGATTCGCCCTGGTGTGACGGGCAAGGCCATCGATGCGCGCGCGCGTGAGGTCATCGCGGACAGCGGCTGGGGCGACTACACCTACACCGGCAATACGGGCCACCAACTCGGCTACGGACTGCACGGCGAGCCTCTCGTGGACCGCCGTGTCGACTTCGTCGTCGAGGAGAACATGGTGATGTGCCTGGAGCCACGCATCGTTCTGCCCGACCAGCCGCACGTGGGCGGCGCCCATTTGGAAGACGTGGTGGTGGTGACCGCAACCGGCTGCGAGCAACTCAACACCACGCCCTACGACGCACGTCTGCTGGGCTGA
- a CDS encoding threonine aldolase family protein, with the protein MSITAFSNTVDLRSDTVTLPTESMYDRMRQAPLGDDGLDGDPTAVELEQYTAKLLGKPAGLYAPSATMANLLAILAQASRQDVVIAGSGSHIYTAERGAAAITGAFYQPIPDPEGALDLASLQATLASTKGGLKVRLVCVETSHNNEGGAVASLDHMRQVFELARAADARVHLDGARLFNAALTLSVPASSIAAQADTVSVCLSKGLSAPMGAVLVGPVETIQRARWLRKLLGGSQRQVGIAAAAGLEALQSMVDRLSQDHACARLLADGLASVATLRIKHPQTNIVQVDVLATGRTAQQWEASLRSQGVLVRPWGPTLMRCVTHRHVSESGIRTAVEVFKAVAAERGTHVRGS; encoded by the coding sequence ATGAGCATCACCGCTTTTTCCAATACCGTCGATCTGCGTAGCGACACCGTCACGCTGCCGACCGAGTCGATGTACGACCGCATGCGCCAGGCGCCATTGGGCGACGATGGACTGGACGGCGACCCGACTGCCGTTGAGCTTGAGCAGTACACCGCTAAGCTCTTGGGCAAGCCCGCCGGGCTCTATGCGCCGAGCGCCACGATGGCCAACCTGCTGGCCATCCTGGCGCAAGCCAGCCGGCAGGACGTCGTCATCGCAGGCAGCGGTTCCCACATCTACACCGCCGAACGCGGCGCAGCAGCCATCACGGGGGCGTTCTACCAGCCCATCCCTGACCCTGAGGGCGCGCTTGACCTGGCCTCACTGCAAGCAACGCTTGCGTCCACGAAGGGAGGCCTGAAGGTCCGCCTCGTGTGTGTTGAAACTTCGCACAACAACGAAGGTGGCGCGGTGGCTTCCCTGGACCACATGCGCCAGGTCTTCGAGTTGGCGCGCGCTGCGGACGCTCGCGTCCATTTGGACGGTGCGCGCCTGTTCAACGCGGCTCTCACGCTGAGCGTTCCTGCATCGAGCATTGCCGCGCAGGCCGACACGGTCTCTGTCTGTCTATCCAAAGGACTGAGCGCGCCCATGGGCGCCGTTCTTGTCGGCCCTGTCGAGACTATCCAGCGCGCGCGCTGGCTGCGCAAGCTGCTGGGCGGAAGCCAGCGCCAGGTTGGCATTGCCGCGGCAGCAGGCCTGGAAGCACTGCAGTCGATGGTGGACCGCTTGTCGCAAGACCATGCCTGCGCACGGCTGTTGGCTGACGGGCTGGCCAGCGTTGCAACTTTGCGCATCAAGCACCCGCAGACCAACATCGTCCAGGTGGACGTGCTGGCGACGGGGCGCACTGCCCAGCAATGGGAGGCCTCTCTGCGCAGTCAAGGTGTCCTGGTCCGCCCGTGGGGGCCCACCCTGATGCGGTGTGTCACCCATCGTCATGTCTCGGAAAGCGGCATCAGAACTGCCGTGGAAGTCTTCAAAGCTGTTGCCGCCGAACGCGGCACCCACGTACGCGGCTCCTGA
- a CDS encoding LysR family transcriptional regulator: MNLSALNTLRAILVHGNFTAAGVAVGCTPSAVSLQIKQLEQFFGQPLFDRSTRSVRPTPFALEIAGAATDFIAKVESLRSRPSMTVEGLFRLGVITSMQSDVLPLALRTLRSRHPLLSVRIPPLNDSDELLTELRAGRIDAALLVRPDNGGSTRMVWREVYRQPYVMLAPADAKSSDPRVLLRTYGWIAYDMSLAGGRTAARQVRGLEPNIQSTMELRSVDAIVSMVSEGMGVTVLPLPRRPMLQAYELKEIGLGRTTPFRRISLVWRRADDDNRKVAAVADAFNSHQSPQR, from the coding sequence GTGAATCTTTCCGCTCTGAACACCCTTCGCGCCATCCTGGTGCACGGAAATTTCACGGCCGCGGGTGTGGCGGTCGGGTGTACGCCTAGCGCCGTGAGCCTGCAGATCAAACAGCTGGAGCAGTTCTTCGGACAGCCACTGTTCGACCGCAGCACACGTTCCGTGAGACCCACACCGTTCGCCTTGGAGATCGCGGGAGCGGCCACGGACTTCATCGCCAAGGTGGAGTCGCTGCGGTCGCGGCCGTCGATGACAGTGGAGGGCCTGTTCCGCCTCGGCGTCATCACGAGCATGCAAAGCGATGTTCTGCCGCTCGCGCTTCGCACGCTGCGCTCCCGTCACCCTTTGCTGAGCGTGCGCATCCCGCCGCTGAACGACTCCGACGAGCTGCTGACTGAATTGCGGGCAGGACGCATCGATGCCGCGCTACTCGTGCGCCCTGACAACGGGGGCTCCACTCGGATGGTCTGGCGCGAGGTCTATCGGCAGCCCTACGTGATGCTTGCGCCTGCAGACGCAAAATCGTCAGACCCGAGGGTGCTGCTGCGCACCTACGGCTGGATTGCCTACGACATGAGCTTGGCTGGTGGCAGGACGGCAGCCAGACAGGTGCGCGGCTTGGAGCCCAACATTCAAAGCACCATGGAGCTGCGCTCGGTCGATGCCATCGTCTCGATGGTCTCCGAAGGGATGGGCGTAACGGTCTTGCCGCTGCCGCGCCGCCCGATGCTGCAGGCGTACGAATTGAAGGAAATCGGGCTGGGCCGCACCACGCCCTTCCGCCGCATTTCGCTGGTCTGGCGGCGTGCTGATGATGACAACAGAAAAGTCGCAGCCGTAGCGGATGCGTTCAACAGCCATCAGTCGCCGCAGCGCTGA